The Quercus robur chromosome 7, dhQueRobu3.1, whole genome shotgun sequence genome has a segment encoding these proteins:
- the LOC126691233 gene encoding endochitinase A1-like, which translates to MGVPMKGFFDGAEAVLVTPTPSTAAHKAPAKTPTPSAEPVPREGTHVEGVGETIPLPAERPTPSEGAVPPAAVQPKITPFVLPLVISTSDPFTAISHAAKDGASLVVTPSSILGSATHGPDTDLSSEGSDDILEDPDDAPVLKKRISDSDEEGSASPEPDFMETSEGPEIAAGVGMTAPAAPVAPIPAAPSVPVSAVPTTPASTMPIVLVSATPVAPIPGSLPTIPSQFEAGSSSAAISDDAASFLVRFDQPEVNDLGPADF; encoded by the exons ATGGGTGTACCTATGAAAGGCTTTTTTGATGGGGCCGAGGCAGTATTAGTAACGCCCACTCCTTCTACTGCTGCACACAAGGCTCCTGCCAAAACTCCCACCCCTTCCGCCGAGCCGGTACCTAGAGAGGGTACTCATGTCGAAGGGGTTGGTGAGACTATACCCTTGCCTGCCGAGAGACCTACTCCTTCAGAGGGAGCTGTTCCTCCTGCCGCTGTTCAACCCAAAATCACTCCTTTCGTTCTGCCGCTTGTGATTTCGACTAGTGACCCTTTTACAGCTATCTCCCATGCTGCAAAGGATGGTGCTTCGCTTGTTGTTACTCCTTCCTCCATTCTCGGCTCCGCTACCCATGGTCCTGATACAGATTTATCTTCAGAGGGATCCGATGACATTCTTGAGGATCCTGATGATGCACCCGTACTGAAAAAGAGAATTTCCGACTCTGATGAAGAGGGGAGTGCTTCACCCGAGCCTGACTTCATGG AGACTTCTGAGGGGCCAGAAATTGCAGCAGGCGTGGGAATGACTGCTCCTGCCGCACCCGTAGCGCCTATTCCTGCCGCACCTTCAGTACCCGTTTCAGCTGTGCCTACTACTCCTGCTTCTACTATGCCTATAGTACTTGTTTCTGCTACACCCGTAGCCCCCATTCCTG GTTCACTTCCTACTATCCCTTCTCAGTTTGAGGCGGGTAGTAGTTCTGCCGCCATCTCGGATGATGCTGCATCCTTCCTTGTCCGCTTTGACCAGCCGGAGGTTAACGACCTTGGTCCAGCAGACTTCTAG
- the LOC126692992 gene encoding adenylosuccinate synthetase 2, chloroplastic, translated as MSLSSLALDSNPIRVPQTPFLGARHHHLRPIILPRRPNLIVCSSVSASASLSVAESSTTQGTNRIGSLSQVSGVLGCQWGDEGKGKLVDILAHHFDIVARCQGGANAGHTIYNAEGKKFALHLVPSGILNDDTLCVIGNGVVVHLPGLFEEIDGLESNGVSCKGRILVSDRAHLLFDFHQEVDGLRESELAQSFIGTTKRGIGPCYSSKVIRNGIRVSDLRHMDTFPQKLDLLLSDAGSRFQGFNYGPEMLREEVEKYKRYAERLEPFIADTVHVMNEAISEKKKILVEGGQATMLDIDFGTYPFVTSSSPSAGGICTGLGIAPRVLGDLIGVVKAYNTRVGSGPFPTEILGQGGDLLRFAGQEFGTTTGRPRRCGWLDIVALKYSCQINGFSSLNLTKLDVLSDLPEIRLGVSYKHINGTPIKSFPADLRLLEQLKVEYEVLPGWKCDISSIRNYADLPLAARTYVERIEELVGVPIHYIGIGPGRDALIVK; from the exons ATGAGTCTCTCGTCACTGGCACTCGACTCGAACCCTATCAGGGTCCCACAGACCCCTTTCTTGGGTGCACGCCACCACCACCTCAGACCCATTATTCTCCCTCGCCGCCCAAACCTTATCGTCTGCTCCTCAGTCTCAGCCTCTGCATCTCTGAGCGTAGCCGAATCGAGCACAACCCAAGGAACCAATCGGATCGGGTCTCTAAGTCAAGTATCAGGAGTGTTGGGCTGTCAGTGGGGAGACGAAGGCAAAGGCAAACTGGTCGACATCTTGGCCCATCACTTCGACATCGTTGCTCGTTGCCAG GGTGGAGCTAATGCTGGACATACTATCTACAATGCAGAGGGAAAGAAGTTTGCCCTTCACCTGGTTCCCTCAGGTATCCTTAATGATGATACCCTTTGTGTTATTGGGAATGGAGTCGTGGTGCATCTACCAGGGCTCTTTGAAGAAATTGATGGCCTGGAATCCAATGGGGTTTCCTGCAAGGGAAGAATACTGGTATCTGATCGTGCTCACCTGTTATTTGACTTCCATCAGGAAGTGGATGGGCTTAGAGAGTCTGAGCTTGCCCAATCTTTTATTGGCACTACAAAGAGAGGAATTGGACCATGTTACTCAAGCAAGGTTATACGGAATGGCATTAGAGTAAGTGACTTGAGGCACATGGATACATTTCCTCAAAAGCTTGATCTTTTATTGTCAGATGCAGGTTCAAGATTCCAAGGTTTTAACTATGGCCCAGAAATGCTTAGGGAAGAAgttgaaaaatacaaaagataTGCTGAGAGATTGGAGCCCTTCATTGCTGATACCGTGCATGTCATGAATGAAGCCATctcagaaaagaagaagattttggTTGAAGGTGGTCAGGCCACCATGCTAGATATTGACTTTGGAACTTACCCTTTTGTAACTTCTTCTAGTCCATCAGCTGGTGGAATTTGCACTGGTCTTGGCATTGCTCCAAGAGTACTAGGTGATCTAATTGGAGTG GTAAAAGCCTACAATACAAGAGTTGGCTCTGGTCCGTTTCCTACAGAAATCTTGGGTCAAGGGGGCGACCTCCTCAGGTTTGCTGGCCAGGAGTTTGGCACAACTACAGGCCGTCCTCGTCGTTGCGGTTGGCTGGATATAGTAGCACTGAAATACTCTTGTCAGATCAATGGCTTTTCATCACTGAATCTCACCAAACTCGACGTTTTGTCTGATCTCCCTGAAATTCGGCTGGGGGTTTCTTATAAACACATCAATGGCACACCAATCAAGTCATTCCCTGCAGATCTTCGTCTTCTTGAGCAATTGAAG GTGGAGTACGAAGTATTGCCTGGGTGGAAGTGTGATATTTCTTCTATCAGAAACTACGCTGACCTTCCATTGGCTGCACGTACCTATGTGGAAAGGATAGAAGAACTTGTTGGTGTACCAATCCATTACATTGGTATTGGACCTGGACGCGATGCCCTgatagtaaaataa